GGCTGAACAGGTAGCCCTTACCCCGCACGGTCTTGATCCGGGAAGGATTGTCCGGATCATCCCCCAGCTTTTTGCGCAACCGGGAAATACGGGCATCGATGGAGCGGTCCAGGCCGTCGAAGCCGATGCCCCGCAGGCGTTGCAACAGATCGTCCCGGGACAGCACCGTGCCCGCATTGCAGGCCAGGAGCCAGAGCAGGTCGAATTCGGCGGTGGTGAGGTCGATGGGCTCCTCCCCCAGGGTGGCGGAGCGGGTGGCTTGGTTGATGTGGAAACGGCCGAAGCTCAGCTCGTCCCCATGGCTCCCTTCCGCCCCTTCCCCGACCGCCGGGGCCCGGCGCAGCAGGGCCCGAATCCGGGCCAGCAGCACCCGGGGCTGAACCGGCTTGGAGATGAAATCGTCCGCCCCCAGTTCCAGGCCCAGAATCTGGTCCATGTCCTCGTCCCGGGCGGTAAGCATGAGGATCACCCCGGCGTAGGTGGGGCGCACGCTGCGGCAGACCTCGAAGCCGTCCTTGCCCGGCAGCATCACGTCCAACACCACCAGGTCCGGAATTTCGGCGGGGATACGGGTACAGGCCGTATCCCCCCGGGGTTCGATGGCCACTTCAAAATCGTTTTTACGCAGATATTCGGCGGTCAATTCCGCCAGACGTTCGTCGTCTTCGACCAGCAGGATGCGGGGAGATGCCATGGTGCGCCACTATGCCTTGGTTGGTTGGGCCCGAGGGCGGAAAAGCCCGAGTTTACCCCGAGTTGCCGCCCGACAGGAGGCCATTCCGCCTGGCTCCCGGCGGGGAACTGTTTCGCCCCCGGGCAGTCTCAACGGGGGCTTGCCCAAAGGGGCGGAAAATCTGGGCAGACCCCCCTTTCCAGCGCCCGCTTAGCCACTGCCGGCGGATGCCCCTTTGCCCTCCCACCCTCGACCCAAGGACTCCCACTCCCATGTACACGGGCCTGATCCACCTCCCCTGGTGGGGCTTCCTCCTGGTAGCCCTGGCTTTGACCCACGTCACCATCGCCGCCGTCACCATTTTTCTCCATCGCCACCAGGCCCACCGCTCTCTGGAACTGGGGGCCCTGCCCGCCCACTTTTTCCGGCTCTGGCTGTGGCTCACCACGGGCATGGTGACCAAGGAATGGGTGGCCATTCACCGCAAGCACCATGCCAAATGCGACACACCGGAAGATCCCCACAGCCCCCAGACCCGGGGCCTGAGGAAGGTGCTCACGGAAGGAGCGGAGTTGTACCGGGCCGAGGCCAGCAACCCGGAAACCCTGGCCCGCTACGGCCAGGGCACCCCGGATGACTGGCTGGAACGTCACGTCTATGCCGCCCATCCCCTGGGGGGCATCCTCCTCACCCTGGCCCTGGACGTGCTCTGCTTCGGCCCCCTGGGCCTGACCCTGTGGGCCATCCAGATGGTGTGGATTCCCTTCTGGGCCGCCGGGGTCATTAACGGTCTGGGCCATTACTGGGGCTATCGCAATTTCAATTGCACCGATGCCAGCACCAATCTCATCCCCTGGGGCATCCTGGTGGGGGGAGAGGAGCTGCACAACAATCACCACGCCTTTGCCAATTCGGCCAAGCTTTCCAACAAGTGGTACGAATTCGACATCGGCTGGGCCTATATCCGGGCCATGGAAATCCTGGGCCTGGCCCGGGTAAAGAAGGTGGCGCCCCGGCTCAAGCTGGCGGCCCTGCGGCCCCAGGTGGACATGGCCACCCTCCAGGCCCTGCTCACCCACCGCTATGACCTGCTGGCCCGCTACGCCCGCAGTCTGCGGCGCAGCTATGGCCAGGAACTGCGCCGTTGGCGGGGCCATCTGGCCCGCCCGGAATGGCGGCGGCGCAAGGAACTCCAGCCCTGGCTGCTGAAAGATCCCCGGCAACTGCCCGGGGAATGGCAGGCCCGGGTGGAGGCCCTGCTCCAGGATCACCCCCAGCTTCGCACCCTTTACGCCATGCGCCAGGAGCTAATCCAGGTCTGGGAACGGAGTTCCGCCAGCCGGGAACAGCTCCTGGCCCAGTTGCAGGACTGGTGCCGCCGGGCGGAAGCCAGCGGCATCCGCCAGCTGGCCGAACTATCTTTCCGGCTGCGCCGCTACGCGGTGAGCTAAAGACCGGTTTAGAATGCCCGGACCCCAAGGCAGGGGTCCGGCCCATGCTCCCCCAGGCCGCCCCAAGGCGGCTTTTGCATTTCAGGTCGCTTCTGGCCATTAGCGCCGGCCCTGCCCCCGAACAAGAAGGAGAAACCCATGTGGCAAAAACTGCGCGGCCGCCCGGCCTTCGCCCTGCTCGCCGTCGGCTGTCTGGGCCTGGTTGGTACGGGCATGGTCATCCAGGACCTGGACAACCTTCAGCCCTGCCCCCTGTGTATTTTTCAGCGCCTGCTCTACCTGGTCATCGCCCTCTGGGCGCTCCTGGGCCTGGTGCTGCCCCGAGCCCATCGGCTGGCCCTGGTACTCACCGGGCTCACTGCCCTGGGAGGCCTGGCCACGGCGGGCTACCAGACCTGGCTCCAGTGGGTGAATGACCCGGCCCTGGAATGCTCCTACACCAACCCCAATCTCATCGAACGCCTGGTGGATTGGCTGGGCACCCGCTTCCCCAGCCTGTTCCTGGCCACGGGCTTCTGCTCCTCCCGGGACTGGACCCTGTTCGACCTATCCATGGCCAACTGGTCCCTGATCTGCTTCGGGGCCATAGTGGGCTGGCTGTGGGTCATCGGTAAAGGGCGCCGGTAGGCCCTCCGGGCACAGCAAAAAGCCACGCGTTTGCGTGGCTTTTTTTATGGGACGCCGAGCGAAGGCCTGCGCGGCCTGGCCAAGGGAACACCCGCCCCGCCCCAACGATCAAGCTGCCAGGGTTTGGGGCTGGGCCTGTTTTTCGTAAAGGAAAGACAGGACGGCCGTCCGGTAGGCCACATAGGCAGGATCATTAGCCAGGGTCAGCCGGTTCCGGGGACGGGGCAACTTCACTTCCAGGATTTCCCCAATCGTTGCCGCTGGACCATTGGTCATCATCACAATTCGGTCGGCCAGCAGCACGGCTTCATCCACATCGTGAGTCACCATGACCACCGTGGCATGGGTGGCCTCGCAGATTTTCATCAGCTCATCCTGCAGTTTGGCCCGGGTCAGGGCATCCAGGGCACCAAAGGGCTCATCCATGAGCAACACCTTGGGTTCCATGGCCAGGGCCCGGGCAATCCCCACCCGTTGCTTCATGCCCCCGGAAATTTCCTGGGGATATTTCTGCTCCGCATGGGTCAGCCCTACCAGGGCCAGGGCCTCCTGGGTGCGCTGCTTCAGTTT
This sequence is a window from Azospira inquinata. Protein-coding genes within it:
- a CDS encoding winged helix-turn-helix domain-containing protein, with translation MASPRILLVEDDERLAELTAEYLRKNDFEVAIEPRGDTACTRIPAEIPDLVVLDVMLPGKDGFEVCRSVRPTYAGVILMLTARDEDMDQILGLELGADDFISKPVQPRVLLARIRALLRRAPAVGEGAEGSHGDELSFGRFHINQATRSATLGEEPIDLTTAEFDLLWLLACNAGTVLSRDDLLQRLRGIGFDGLDRSIDARISRLRKKLGDDPDNPSRIKTVRGKGYLFSRHDWN
- a CDS encoding disulfide bond formation protein B, which translates into the protein MWQKLRGRPAFALLAVGCLGLVGTGMVIQDLDNLQPCPLCIFQRLLYLVIALWALLGLVLPRAHRLALVLTGLTALGGLATAGYQTWLQWVNDPALECSYTNPNLIERLVDWLGTRFPSLFLATGFCSSRDWTLFDLSMANWSLICFGAIVGWLWVIGKGRR
- a CDS encoding ABC transporter ATP-binding protein, producing MEKFVQIQRAGMGFHTKKGPFVALQEVNLDIRKGEFIALIGHSGCGKSTLLNLIAGLTRPTEGGLICDGREIAGPGPERAVVFQNHSLLPWLTCFDNVYLGVERVFGGKEGKAKLKQRTQEALALVGLTHAEQKYPQEISGGMKQRVGIARALAMEPKVLLMDEPFGALDALTRAKLQDELMKICEATHATVVMVTHDVDEAVLLADRIVMMTNGPAATIGEILEVKLPRPRNRLTLANDPAYVAYRTAVLSFLYEKQAQPQTLAA
- a CDS encoding DesA family fatty acid desaturase, which translates into the protein MYTGLIHLPWWGFLLVALALTHVTIAAVTIFLHRHQAHRSLELGALPAHFFRLWLWLTTGMVTKEWVAIHRKHHAKCDTPEDPHSPQTRGLRKVLTEGAELYRAEASNPETLARYGQGTPDDWLERHVYAAHPLGGILLTLALDVLCFGPLGLTLWAIQMVWIPFWAAGVINGLGHYWGYRNFNCTDASTNLIPWGILVGGEELHNNHHAFANSAKLSNKWYEFDIGWAYIRAMEILGLARVKKVAPRLKLAALRPQVDMATLQALLTHRYDLLARYARSLRRSYGQELRRWRGHLARPEWRRRKELQPWLLKDPRQLPGEWQARVEALLQDHPQLRTLYAMRQELIQVWERSSASREQLLAQLQDWCRRAEASGIRQLAELSFRLRRYAVS